One Vallitalea okinawensis DNA window includes the following coding sequences:
- a CDS encoding TSUP family transporter: MDISWVQLGIICLLVFFAGLVDSIAGGGGLISVPAYFFAGIPAHFALGTNKFSAAVGTFLSTLRFIKNKRYHLQAALVSIVSAFIGSALGARLVLEMDERVIQIVLVITLPVIGIYLMTKRGFGKEEKKNLPMAKVILLSILSAFLIGAYDGFYGPGTGTLLILFYTGFIGFDLTTASGNAKIVNLTSNIAALITFIIHGKVLFFIGIPAAICSMAGHWIGSGLAIKNGAKVIRPVFIAVFVGLMLKIVYDIFM; this comes from the coding sequence ATGGATATTTCATGGGTACAATTAGGCATTATTTGCCTCTTAGTCTTTTTCGCAGGACTAGTGGATTCCATAGCTGGTGGTGGTGGGTTAATTTCCGTACCAGCCTACTTTTTTGCAGGTATACCAGCACATTTTGCTTTAGGTACGAATAAATTCTCTGCAGCTGTAGGTACATTTCTATCTACTTTGCGCTTTATAAAAAATAAAAGATATCACTTGCAGGCGGCATTGGTATCCATAGTCAGTGCATTCATTGGATCAGCTTTAGGAGCACGACTTGTATTAGAGATGGACGAAAGAGTTATACAAATCGTTTTAGTTATTACATTGCCTGTTATAGGAATATATCTGATGACTAAAAGAGGTTTTGGTAAGGAGGAGAAGAAGAACTTGCCCATGGCAAAAGTTATCCTTCTATCCATATTGTCGGCGTTCTTAATAGGTGCTTATGATGGATTCTATGGTCCAGGAACAGGGACGTTGTTGATCCTATTCTATACAGGGTTCATAGGATTTGACTTGACTACAGCATCTGGTAATGCAAAGATCGTCAATCTAACCTCTAATATAGCTGCGTTAATTACCTTTATCATCCATGGTAAGGTACTTTTCTTTATCGGCATACCAGCAGCCATCTGCAGCATGGCAGGACACTGGATCGGTTCAGGGTTAGCTATAAAGAACGGTGCAAAAGTCATCAGACCCGTCTTCATAGCAGTATTCGTTGGTTTAATGCTGAAAATTGTTTACGATATTTTTATGTAA
- the thiT gene encoding energy-coupled thiamine transporter ThiT, with the protein MQAFFDSIMGKSVMGILAVIILFLAVGIGNSRKRFNTKVLVYSAVALALGTALSFVKIPIPTLFPLVNGGSATLLSMLMVVLIGYWFGPVQGLLSAMTYGLLQLILGPYVIHPVQLIFDYILAFGMLGLSGFFRKGKYSLTIGYLVAVSGRFVFAFLSGYIFFGEYAPEGIGPIFYSAYYNLSYLVPEAVITIALLMLPPVRSAIKQVGKAAMN; encoded by the coding sequence ATGCAAGCATTTTTTGATTCTATTATGGGTAAATCCGTAATGGGTATATTAGCAGTCATTATCTTATTTCTTGCCGTAGGTATCGGCAACAGTAGAAAAAGGTTTAATACTAAGGTATTAGTTTATTCAGCTGTAGCACTTGCACTTGGTACGGCATTATCCTTTGTGAAGATTCCAATTCCAACATTATTCCCATTGGTGAACGGTGGTTCAGCTACTTTATTAAGTATGTTGATGGTTGTATTAATCGGTTATTGGTTTGGTCCTGTTCAAGGCCTATTATCAGCAATGACATACGGCTTACTACAATTGATTCTTGGACCCTATGTTATCCACCCTGTTCAGTTAATTTTTGATTACATCTTAGCATTTGGTATGCTCGGATTATCTGGGTTCTTTAGAAAAGGTAAATATAGTTTAACAATAGGTTATTTAGTTGCTGTAAGTGGACGTTTCGTTTTCGCTTTCTTATCAGGCTATATCTTTTTCGGTGAATATGCGCCAGAAGGCATTGGACCAATATTCTATTCAGCTTACTACAACTTAAGTTATTTAGTACCTGAAGCAGTTATTACAATAGCTTTATTAATGCTTCCACCAGTAAGAAGTGCTATTAAGCAGGTGGGTAAAGCTGCAATGAATTAG